A single Lactuca sativa cultivar Salinas chromosome 8, Lsat_Salinas_v11, whole genome shotgun sequence DNA region contains:
- the LOC128127860 gene encoding extensin-1-like codes for MTTTRHHHLPSPPASTTHNHYHHPLTPPVTNTRHNHPHPQPPPETPTYTTRYHHHPPPITTTHHQHHHPPSPPNHHHTRPPPHTSTTHHYPPPIITQHPPPPTTAHHHHHPPPPPVIITQPTLPTTTTYHPSHHPPPPPITTNHHHPPITTHHPSLPTTHHHPILA; via the coding sequence ATGACTACCACCCGTCACCATCACTTACCATCACCACCCGCCTCCACCACCCATAACCACTACCATCACCCACTTACACCACCCGTTACCAATACACGCCACAATCACCCCCACCCACAACCACCGCCCGAAACACCCACTTACACCACACgttaccaccaccacccaccaccaataaccaccacccaccaccaacaTCACCACCCACCATCACCACCTAACCACCACCACACACGACCACCACCACACAcgtccaccacccatcactacccaccacccatcaTTACCCAACACCCACCACCACCCACTACcgcccaccaccaccatcatccacctccaccacccgtCATCATCACCCAACCAACACTACCTACCACCACTACTTACCACCCATCACAccaccctccaccaccacccatcactaccaaccaccaccacccacctatCACTACCCATCACCCATCAttacccaccacccaccaccaccc